The following nucleotide sequence is from Methanolinea sp..
TGACGGATGGCGCGGGATGGACAATCCTGAACGAATCCGGCAACTCATCCTCCTGGAAATCCGGGTTTGTCACCCGGAGACTCCATAAACCTGGTTTCGCCCCGGACAGGTTCACTGTGCAGGAGATGCGTTCCGGGGATTCCACGGTCACGGGAAATGCCGCGATATCCGGTTCCTCGGAACGGAAAAGGGTGACCGTGGCTCCGTCAAGAAATCCAGTCCCCGAGAGATTGGTGATATTCATCGTCCCGGAATTTAGGCCGATTTTGGGAGTCACCGCAGAGAGGGTGGGTGCCGGGTAGGTTATCGTGAATGCCCTGGCAAGGGTTGCCGACTGCCTGTCCCTGTTTGTGACGACAACATTCCAGGTCTCCGCCTCTGCACCGGAGAGGTCAAATTCGCAGGTGAGCATGGTCGAGCCGATGACGTCCACCGAAGTACCCGGTATGTCAGGCTGGTCGGTACGGGTCAGTTTTACCGTAGCGTTCGGCTGGAACCCGGTTCCCGAAAGCCCGGTAATTGCAACCGTGCCGCTGTTCTCCCCTTTTGTCGGGGTAATCCCGGTCACATTCGGCGCTTCGGGATAGAAGATGGAAAAGCCGGCAGGGTAGGTATCGGACTGACCATCAGGATTTTTCACCACAACGTTCCATGCTCCGACCTCTTTGCCGATGAGATCAAAGAAGCAGAGGATCCTGGTTGGCGTGACGATAGGTTCGTCTATGGTGGTGATGTTCGGCTCCCCGTCACGGGTCAGGACAACGCTCGCACCATTCCTGAAGTGTATTCCGGCAAGGTTGGTGATCCCGATGACTTCATCGTTCTTTCCAGAATCCGGTGAGATACCGAACACCGATGGTTTCGGATAACGGACCGTGAAATTCTCGGCCCACGTCGCGGATTGACCATCGCTATTGGTGACCACAACATCCCAGTCGCCGGTTGCCGCACCGGTCAGGTCGAACTGGCATTCAATCTTGGTCGGGTTGACCACGACCACGCTGGTGCCGGAGATGTTGGTAGAATCCTTTTTTGTAAGGACAACCCCGGCTCCCGGGAGGAAATTGGCACCGGCCAGGCTGGTAATCGAGATGGTCCCGGTATTTACTCCCTCATCCGGTGTGATGGCGGTGATGACTGGTGCGGGATTCCGGACCGAGAACCCGCCAGCCAGAACAGCTTCTTCAGCATCGGTATTATTCACAACGACTACATCCCAGTCACCTGCTGCTGCACCTTCGAGATCAAACACACAGGTGATCCTTGTCGGCCCTACCCACGTGACATACTGGCCCGTGATATTGGTCTCCTCGGGAAAAGTGAGCCTCACGCTGGCGGCTTCCGGGAAGTCCGTCCCTGACAGGTTGGTGATGAATACCGTCCCGGTATTGACCCAGGTGTCAGGGGTGATGCCGGTCACTGCAAATGTCCCGGAAACCGGGAGCACCAGCAGGGTGGCTGCCAGCATCACTAGTGCTATCTGCAGTACCCCTTTCATGTTCATGTGAACACCTCATCATGCATGTGAGTATACATTCGCCAATCATGAAATGAGACCCGAATCAGCCTTCAAATTCATGATATAAATGTATTCATCATATCGTCTCATGTAATGTATATAAACATTTCCCTTGAAGATGATGGAAAATTAGGCTTTTTTCGCTTTTATGCGCCATCTTTGGAGATAAAATTCCAATATACAGGAAGTTGCTGCAGCAACTTCACGATTAATGGTCAGGTCTGACATTGTTAGACAATTGAATCGATATGTGCAAATTTCAGAATTTATACAATGTAGCTTAACAATTTATACAAGATAACTGAGTAACGAATGGCGTTAAAATACCAGAATCAACGGGAACCTGTGGTAAAAAGGAAATATCCGCCATATTTCTTTTAAAAAAAATTCGTATCCTTCAGTGCTGTAATCCGAAATTAAAGGTCATGATGGTGAGGTATCAAACCCGGAATGAACATCCGGCCAGTACATATCAGCTTTACCCCTTGCAGGCCCACAGGAATGAGAAGGCATTTCTCTCACGTTGGAAGCCTGGAGACCGGTAATTTCTCTTTATTCGTTCCAGGAGCGATGAGAGGCAGTAATCGGTTGTGTTGATCTGGATAAAAATTGTAAAAAATGATTAGGTGCTGGACCGGTAAACGCACTACAGTTTCGGTCTGGTCTTCAGGGCCTGGACCAGGAGCTCCACGGCATTCTCGATATCGGTGGGATCCAGAACTTCTACCGGTGAGTGGATATACCGGGTGGGAACCGAGAGGGTGGTACTGGGTATCCCTCCCCGTTCGAGGTGGATTGCCGTGGCATCCGTGGTCCCACCCGATCCAACCTCAAGCTGGACAGGGATGTCATGCTTTTTGGCTGTATCCTTCAGCCAGGCCACCATCGCCCTGCTCGCGATCAGCCCCCGTCCACTGGCATCAGCGATGGTGATAATGGGGCCTTTCCCCAGCTCCACCGGGACATCTTTCTGGTCGATGCCGGGGTGGTCACCGGGAAAGGTGACATCAGTTGCCACCGCACAGTCCGGATCGATGGAATAGGCGCTCGTCCGTGCCCCTTTCAGCCCGACCTCTTCCTGGACTGTAAAAACTCCGTAAATGGTGAATGGCGACCTGACCTTCTGGAGGGTCCGTACCAGCACCGCTACCCCGGCCCGGTTATCAAAGGCCTTGCCGGTCATGCGGCCGTTGACGAGCTCAACAACCTGCCGGTCCATCGTACCCGGAGTGCCGATCTCGATTCCGGCCGCTTCTGCCTCTTCACGGTCCCTGGCCCCGATATCGATGAAGAGATCATCGACCTTCACCCCTTTCTTCCGCTCTTCCTCGTCCATCTTGTGAGGCGGTTTTCCCCCCAGGACCCCTGGAACAGGGCCCTTTGCACCATGCAGGATGACCCGCTGGTTGTAGAGGGTTGGAGGATACCACCCTCCAAGTGTTACAAACCGAAGAAAACCTTTTTCGTCGATCGATTTGACCATCAGCCCGATCTCATCAGCGTGGGCCGCGAGCATGACCTTGAAGTCGTTTCCTTTTTTGACCGTTATCAGGTTGCCGAGCGGATCATCGTGAATCTCGTCAACATGGTTTTTCAGTTCGCGCTTTACAATAGCCATCACGCTCCCTTCACTTCCGGAAAGGCCGTGGGCATTGGAGAGTTTTTTCAGCAATTCCCGTACCATCATCATTCACTCCGTGCAGCCCGTATACGTTCCACGGCAGTCTGCAGGTCGCTTCGCGAGGCTGCATAGCTCAATCTTGCATACTCCGGTGCATTGCAGCCGAATGCCTCACCGGGAACTATAACTACCCCCTTCCCGAGAATCCTGTTGATCAGGTGCTTTCCAAGGGGAGCAAAGAGGTAGAAGGCGCCCTGGGGACAGGGAAACACGATTCCCATCTCCCTCAATGCTCCGTAGAGGAAGTCACGCCGCCACCGGTACTCGTCGCGCATGAGACCGACACAATCCTGAGGTCCGGTGTATGCGGTGAGCGCCGCATACTGGGATATCGAAGTGGCACAGGCCTGCGCATACTGGTGTACTTTCAGACACTGCTCCGTGATTTCTTTCGGGCCGGCAAGGTACCCGAGCCTCCATCCGGTCATGGCATAGGTCTTGCTTGCGGCATTCACGGTGATGACATTCTCACCGAAACGGGCAGCGCTCCAATGGGTCCCTTCATAAATGAAGTGCTCATACACCTCGTCACTAACAACGGTTACGCCGGCATCATTGGCGTATTCAACGAGCGCCCTGATGGACTCCTCTGTCTCGACCGCCCCTGTCGGGTTCCCGGGTGAATTGAGAACAAAGATCCTGGCCCCATCAAGCCGGGTCTTCGCCTCCTCGAGATCGATCCGGAGCTCTGCATCAAGAGGTACCCCCTCTGGCCTTCCTCCCGCGAGGAGTGCCAGCGACCCGTAGGACACAAACCCCGGGTCTGCAAACAGCACGCGGTCGCCATCCTCGATCAGGGCGTGCATGATGATATGGAGGGCTTCGCTCGCACCGGCGGTTACAATAATCTGGTCGGGCTGGTACTCCAGCTTATTCTCATCCCTGAACTTGCGGGAGAGAGCTTCCCTGAGTTCCGGGATACCCATGTTCGAAGTGTACCCGGTCATCCCATCCCGGATGGCCCTTATCGCGCCCTCCTTGATGTGATCGGGGGTATCGAAATCAGGCTGGCCGAGCCCCATGTTGATCGAACCTGGTCGCGCCGCTTCGAACAGTTTCCGGATCCCTGATATCTCGATGCCGAGGCATCGTTTCGCAATGCGGAAGTCCTTCATACCATCTCCTACTCGATATTTGCATGCCGGTTCTTCAGTTCTTTCTCATCCACCATGGAAACCTCCATCAGCTGGGAGATGCAGGCATCTGCAAAGACCATTGCCGCAGTTTCAAAGAGGGTTCCCAGCGGTGCAAAGGACTTGTGTTCACCGGTCATCTGGCGCACCTCGAATTCGGCAGTCTCGTCCCTGATCTCGTCCCGCTGTTTCTCGATGATTACCATGACATCGGCAATACTGCCGATCCTTGATTGGCGGTTCGACGTGATGAGGGCAACCCTCCCCCCGATATCTTTCGCCGTCTCTGCGATATCGGCGATGGTCTTGGTGCGGCCCGAACCCGAGAAGACGACCAGGAGGTCATTTCTTCTCATCGCGGGGGTGATGGTTTCGCCTACCACGAAAGCCGTCAGGCCGACCTGCATCAACCGCATGGCGAAGGCCTTGGCTACGAGGCCCGACCGCCCGGCACCCATGACATAGATGCGGTCGGTGGTGAGGATTTCATGGATGAACGCATCGATCTCCCTGTCCTGGATGCGATCGGCAGTGGCCCGGATCTGTGATGCCATCTGCCGCATCATATCCTGCACTCCCTTCTTGTGCGTCATTTCGGATCAGGATATTCCCGCAAACTACATGACGATTTCGCAGATGACCTGGCCGCTGCTCATGGTTTATATGCGCCCAGGAGCAAACCTTTCTCTGAAACCGGCAGGCAGGACAGGGGCCCGCTTAAAAAAGGTTGCGAACTCCATGAGCTGTGAACCATACTTTTCAGATGGGACATTTACCTTGAATCACGGTGACTGCACAAGGATGCTGAAGGCCTTGCCCGACAGGTCGGTCGACCTCGTCTTCGCTGATCCGCCCTACAACCATGCAGGGAGGCGGGCGCCGGTTGACAGGGTAGACCGGGATGCCAGTTCCGGGATTGAGGAAGATTTCCGGTTCCACGAGAGCTTGATCCGGGAGTGCAGGAGAGTCCTCAAGGAGAACGGCTCGATATGGATCAACGGGATATACCATTCCATCTACTCCTGCGGTTTTGCTCTCCAGGAGAGAGGATTTCATATCCTGAACTACATCTGCTGGTACGAACCTAGCGCTCCACCAAACCTCTTCATCCGGCATTTTGCCGTCAGCAACAAAACCCTGATCCGGGCCCTTAAAGAACGGGACTCACGGCACACCTTCAACTGCGAGCTCCTCAAGACCGGTGGCCGGACCGGGGGCAACCTGAAAAAGGCGGGCCGCCAGATGAGAACTGTGTGGAGCGTCCCCTCACCGCGAGGACGGGAGAAGCGCTCCGGGCGCCATCCCACCCAGAAACCCTGCTCCCTGTTGAAGCGGATTATCCTTGCCTCTTTGCGTGAACATGGAATTGTGCTCGATCCCTTCACCGGCAGCTCCGCCATGTGGCTTGCCGCCTGTGCGACCTGGAGGCGGTTTATCGGTATCGATACCGGGCAGCAGTCCCTCGGCCTGTCCATCTCCCGGTATCGCGATTCCACCTGGTCGCGACAGGAGAATGGCAAAGAGGCCCGCCACCGAAGAAAGAACATAGTGTGATGTACGATGCGATCCCGCTCCGATCTCTCCGCCCTGGCATATGAAATTCTTGACCGGGAATACCCGGCCCTGGAAGCGCTCTACCGGGAGTTCCATGTTCATCCCGAGCTCTCAGGACAGGAGGAGTGGACGTCACGCCACCTTGCCGGAAAGCTTCGTGATGCAGGCTACGAGGTCACCACCGGGATCGGGGGGACAGGGGTGGCTGCACTCCTTCACAACGGTGAAGGGCCGGTCCTGATGATCAGGGCCGATATGGACGCCCTGCCGATCAGGGAGGAGACGGGGCTCCCCTGGCAGAGCCGGGCGCGGATGAAGGATGCCCGTGGTAACGAAGTGGACGTCATGCACGCCTGCGGCCATGATGTCCACATGACCGCACTCGTCGGGGCAGCCCGGGCGCTCGCTGCCCTGACCTTCTCGTGGAAGGGGACGCTCATGCTGATCGGTCAGCCATCCGAGGAATCGGCATCCGGTGCGGCCCGGATGATCGCCGACGGCCTGTACACACGGTTCGCCCGGCCGGACGCTGCCATTGCCCTGCACGTGGCTCCCGAACTTCCCCCGGGATATATCGGCTACCGGGAGGGTATGATATCTGCCGGTGGAGAATCGCTAGACATGGTGATCCGGGGCATCGGTGGCCATGCAGCCCATCCGGAGACGACCCGCGATCCGGTGGTGCTCGCAGCACAGGTCATACTCGCTCTCCAGACCATCATCAGCCGGGAGATCGCAGCAACCGAGATGGCCATCCTGACCGTTGCAACGGTTCACGGGGGATCGAAACACAATGCCATTCCCGATGAAGTTTCACTCCAGATCAACATTCGCTACTTTAAAAAGGAGACCCGTGACCGTCTCCTTACCGCCATCCGAAGGGTTGCAGACGGGGTTGCCAGGGCGGGCGGGATACCCCCGGATCGCCTGCCACGAATCACTATCCTGCCCGAATCGGTCCCGCCCATGGAAAACGATTCCGTGCTCACAGGGCGGGTTGCGGAGGCGTTCCTGCAAACGTACGGCCCGGACAGGGTCCGAAAGATCGAACCGGTCACCGGGAGCGAGGATTTCGGCATCTTTGGAATGGGGGACCCCCCTGTTCCGATCTGCTATTTCCGCGTCGGGTGTGGTGACTCCGGCGGTTACCTGCACAGCAGCTCATTTGCTCCTGGCACATCGGTTATCAGGGATGCTGCCCATGCCCTGATTATCGCAGCGCTGGAAATCCTCTCTCCAGGAACCGACCTGTCTTATCCAGCAGGGTCATAGTGCCTGGTATCCCCGAACGGAACAAGCTTGTCCCCTGAAAGGACCGAGACCGGCCCGTGCCCGCAGCAGAGGAGGCAGGATGTTCTGCCGTTTTCATATAACCCGGAAGATTCCCGTGCCAGGTCAAGCACCCTGGACCGTTCGTGCTTTGCCACTTCGCTGTCG
It contains:
- a CDS encoding M42 family metallopeptidase, with protein sequence MVRELLKKLSNAHGLSGSEGSVMAIVKRELKNHVDEIHDDPLGNLITVKKGNDFKVMLAAHADEIGLMVKSIDEKGFLRFVTLGGWYPPTLYNQRVILHGAKGPVPGVLGGKPPHKMDEEERKKGVKVDDLFIDIGARDREEAEAAGIEIGTPGTMDRQVVELVNGRMTGKAFDNRAGVAVLVRTLQKVRSPFTIYGVFTVQEEVGLKGARTSAYSIDPDCAVATDVTFPGDHPGIDQKDVPVELGKGPIITIADASGRGLIASRAMVAWLKDTAKKHDIPVQLEVGSGGTTDATAIHLERGGIPSTTLSVPTRYIHSPVEVLDPTDIENAVELLVQALKTRPKL
- a CDS encoding pyridoxal phosphate-dependent aminotransferase, yielding MKDFRIAKRCLGIEISGIRKLFEAARPGSINMGLGQPDFDTPDHIKEGAIRAIRDGMTGYTSNMGIPELREALSRKFRDENKLEYQPDQIIVTAGASEALHIIMHALIEDGDRVLFADPGFVSYGSLALLAGGRPEGVPLDAELRIDLEEAKTRLDGARIFVLNSPGNPTGAVETEESIRALVEYANDAGVTVVSDEVYEHFIYEGTHWSAARFGENVITVNAASKTYAMTGWRLGYLAGPKEITEQCLKVHQYAQACATSISQYAALTAYTGPQDCVGLMRDEYRWRRDFLYGALREMGIVFPCPQGAFYLFAPLGKHLINRILGKGVVIVPGEAFGCNAPEYARLSYAASRSDLQTAVERIRAARSE
- the hxlB gene encoding 6-phospho-3-hexuloisomerase: MTHKKGVQDMMRQMASQIRATADRIQDREIDAFIHEILTTDRIYVMGAGRSGLVAKAFAMRLMQVGLTAFVVGETITPAMRRNDLLVVFSGSGRTKTIADIAETAKDIGGRVALITSNRQSRIGSIADVMVIIEKQRDEIRDETAEFEVRQMTGEHKSFAPLGTLFETAAMVFADACISQLMEVSMVDEKELKNRHANIE
- a CDS encoding site-specific DNA-methyltransferase, producing MLKALPDRSVDLVFADPPYNHAGRRAPVDRVDRDASSGIEEDFRFHESLIRECRRVLKENGSIWINGIYHSIYSCGFALQERGFHILNYICWYEPSAPPNLFIRHFAVSNKTLIRALKERDSRHTFNCELLKTGGRTGGNLKKAGRQMRTVWSVPSPRGREKRSGRHPTQKPCSLLKRIILASLREHGIVLDPFTGSSAMWLAACATWRRFIGIDTGQQSLGLSISRYRDSTWSRQENGKEARHRRKNIV
- a CDS encoding amidohydrolase, with amino-acid sequence MRSRSDLSALAYEILDREYPALEALYREFHVHPELSGQEEWTSRHLAGKLRDAGYEVTTGIGGTGVAALLHNGEGPVLMIRADMDALPIREETGLPWQSRARMKDARGNEVDVMHACGHDVHMTALVGAARALAALTFSWKGTLMLIGQPSEESASGAARMIADGLYTRFARPDAAIALHVAPELPPGYIGYREGMISAGGESLDMVIRGIGGHAAHPETTRDPVVLAAQVILALQTIISREIAATEMAILTVATVHGGSKHNAIPDEVSLQINIRYFKKETRDRLLTAIRRVADGVARAGGIPPDRLPRITILPESVPPMENDSVLTGRVAEAFLQTYGPDRVRKIEPVTGSEDFGIFGMGDPPVPICYFRVGCGDSGGYLHSSSFAPGTSVIRDAAHALIIAALEILSPGTDLSYPAGS